In Bosea sp. Tri-49, a genomic segment contains:
- a CDS encoding MFS transporter, which produces MSEAASHPPSSSFAPLRQKVFAVLWAATITGNIGSFMRDVASAWLVTDLSGAPAAVALVQAAATLPIFLLAIPAGVLSDILDRRKFLIAIQLLLACVSLALMALASLGQLSVPALVGLTFLGGVGAALMAPTWQAIVPELVGKADLKNAVALNSLGINISRAIGPALGGLILAAFGAGFTYGADVLSYVIVIGALLWWRRPQGADDALSERFAGAFRAGLRYAKASRELHVVLLRAAIFFACASAVWALLPLVARNLLGGGASFYGVLLGAVGAGAIGGAVLLPRLRAHLDADGLLLLSAVVTAAVMAALTLGPPQGLALVILLLLGAAWIVALTTLNGVAQAILPNWVRGRALAVYLTVFNGAMTAGSLGWGAVAEAAGIRGTLLIGASALLVAGLVMHRIRLPAGEADLAPSNHWPEPLTSPAVHNDRGPVLILIEYNVREADREAFLRAINALSVERRRDGAYGWGVTEDTTDPGKLVEWFMVSSWAEHLRQHRRVSKADADLQSEVRRFHVGEEGPVVRHFLHVDPLHPHPVPSGDGAKP; this is translated from the coding sequence ATGAGCGAGGCTGCGTCGCACCCGCCCAGTTCGAGTTTCGCGCCGCTGCGCCAAAAGGTCTTCGCCGTGCTCTGGGCGGCGACGATCACCGGCAATATCGGCTCCTTCATGCGCGACGTCGCCAGCGCCTGGCTGGTGACGGACCTCTCGGGCGCGCCCGCCGCGGTGGCGTTGGTCCAGGCGGCCGCGACGCTGCCGATCTTCCTGCTGGCGATCCCTGCCGGCGTGCTCTCGGACATTCTCGACCGCCGCAAATTCCTGATCGCCATCCAGCTCCTGCTCGCCTGCGTCAGCCTCGCGCTGATGGCGCTGGCGAGCCTCGGCCAGCTCAGCGTCCCGGCGCTCGTCGGCCTCACCTTCCTCGGCGGCGTCGGCGCCGCGTTGATGGCGCCGACCTGGCAGGCGATCGTGCCCGAGCTGGTGGGCAAGGCTGATCTGAAGAACGCCGTCGCGCTCAACTCGCTCGGCATCAACATTTCGCGCGCCATCGGCCCGGCGCTGGGCGGGTTGATCCTCGCCGCCTTCGGTGCCGGTTTCACCTATGGCGCCGACGTCTTGAGCTATGTCATCGTCATCGGCGCGCTGCTCTGGTGGCGGCGGCCGCAGGGCGCTGACGATGCGCTCAGCGAGCGCTTCGCTGGCGCCTTCCGGGCCGGCCTGCGCTACGCCAAGGCCAGCCGCGAACTGCATGTCGTGCTGCTGCGCGCCGCGATCTTCTTCGCCTGCGCCAGTGCCGTCTGGGCGCTGCTACCGCTGGTTGCACGCAATCTGCTCGGCGGCGGCGCCAGCTTCTACGGCGTCCTGTTAGGGGCGGTCGGCGCCGGCGCGATCGGCGGCGCCGTATTGCTGCCGCGCCTGCGCGCCCATCTCGATGCCGACGGGCTGCTGCTGCTCTCGGCGGTCGTCACCGCCGCGGTGATGGCGGCGCTGACGCTCGGCCCGCCGCAAGGGCTGGCGCTCGTCATCCTGCTGCTGCTCGGCGCGGCCTGGATCGTGGCGCTGACGACCCTGAACGGCGTCGCCCAGGCGATCCTGCCGAACTGGGTGCGCGGGCGGGCGCTTGCCGTTTATCTCACCGTGTTCAACGGCGCGATGACCGCCGGCAGCCTCGGCTGGGGCGCGGTGGCGGAGGCCGCCGGCATCCGCGGCACTTTGCTGATCGGCGCGAGCGCGCTGCTGGTCGCCGGCCTCGTCATGCATAGGATCAGGCTGCCGGCCGGCGAGGCGGACCTTGCTCCCTCGAATCACTGGCCAGAGCCGCTGACCAGCCCGGCCGTCCATAATGATCGCGGCCCCGTCCTCATCCTGATCGAGTACAACGTCCGGGAGGCCGATCGCGAGGCCTTCCTGCGCGCGATCAACGCGCTCTCGGTCGAGCGCCGCCGTGACGGCGCCTATGGCTGGGGCGTCACCGAGGACACCACCGATCCCGGCAAGCTGGTCGAATGGTTCATGGTCTCGTCCTGGGCCGAGCATCTGCGCCAGCATCGCCGCGTCTCCAAGGCCGATGCTGACCTGCAGAGCGAGGTCAGGCGCTTCCATGTCGGGGAAGAAGGGCCGGTGGTCAGGCACTTCCTCCATGTCGATCCGCTGCATCCTCATCCGGTTCCGTCCGGCGACGGGGCCAAGCCATGA
- a CDS encoding DoxX family protein — protein MAGNNSSGPIVGALRWFALLLLCAAYIQGPVTKILDFQGALAEMSHFGLTPAPLFAVGVIGFELVATAMILTGRWRWLAALALAGFTLVATFIAVRFWELPVGQGRMMAMNGFFEHLGLIGGFILVALDDLARTKETER, from the coding sequence ATGGCCGGGAACAATTCATCCGGACCGATCGTCGGTGCATTGCGCTGGTTCGCGCTGCTCCTGCTCTGCGCCGCCTATATCCAGGGGCCGGTGACCAAGATCCTCGATTTTCAGGGCGCGCTCGCCGAGATGAGTCATTTCGGCCTGACACCGGCGCCGCTCTTCGCGGTCGGGGTGATCGGTTTCGAGCTCGTGGCGACCGCCATGATCCTGACCGGCCGCTGGCGCTGGCTCGCCGCGCTTGCGCTCGCCGGCTTCACTTTGGTCGCGACCTTCATCGCCGTCCGCTTCTGGGAGCTGCCGGTCGGGCAAGGGCGGATGATGGCGATGAACGGCTTCTTCGAGCATCTCGGCCTGATCGGCGGGTTCATCTTGGTCGCGCTCGACGATCTCGCCCGAACGAAGGAGACGGAACGATGA
- a CDS encoding amidohydrolase codes for MPTRRTILGGLALPGLASSALAQGQPQPSGTPAMIADLIFSNGRFTTLDRSNPGASAVAVKDGTFLAVGSEAEVMAHAGPNTKVIDLKGRSALPGLIDNHLHIIRGGLNFNMELRWDGVRSLADAMTMLKRQVAVTPPPQWVRVVGGFTEHQFAEKRLPTIAELNAVAPDTPVFILHLYDRALLNGAALRAVGYTKDTPQPPGGEITRDANGNPTGLLLARPNANILYATLAKGPKLPLDYQINSTRHFMRELNRLGVTGAIDAGGGYQNYPDDYAVIQKLADDGQMTIRLAYNLFTQKPKQEKDDFLNWTKTSKYKQGSDYFRHNGAGEMLVFSAADFEDFREPRPDMPPEMEGDLEGVVRVLAENRWPWRMHATYDETISRALDVFEKVDKDVPLKGLNWFFDHAETISERSIDRIAALGGGVAVQHRMAYQGEYFVERYGAAAAEATPPVARLLEKGVKTSAGTDATRVASYNPWVSLAWMVTGKTVGGLRLTPQRNCLDRETALRMLTEKVTWFSNEEGKKGQIAVGQFADLIVPDRDFFACPEDEISFITADLTVVGGRIVYGARDFASVDESAPPPAMPDWSPVRTFKGYGAWGEPDRAGKNSLRRAALTNCGCASSCGVHGHDHAGAWSSKLPVADLRSFWGALGCACWAV; via the coding sequence ATGCCGACACGGCGTACGATCCTAGGCGGCCTGGCCTTGCCCGGCCTTGCCTCCTCAGCCCTGGCCCAGGGGCAGCCCCAGCCAAGCGGAACACCAGCGATGATCGCGGATCTGATTTTCAGCAACGGTCGTTTCACGACGCTCGACCGCAGCAACCCGGGCGCCAGCGCGGTCGCGGTCAAGGACGGCACCTTCCTCGCCGTCGGCAGCGAGGCCGAGGTGATGGCCCATGCCGGGCCGAACACGAAGGTGATCGACCTCAAGGGCCGCAGCGCGCTGCCCGGCCTGATCGACAACCACCTGCACATCATCCGCGGCGGCCTCAACTTCAACATGGAGCTGCGCTGGGACGGGGTGCGCTCGCTCGCCGATGCGATGACCATGCTCAAGCGCCAGGTCGCGGTGACGCCGCCGCCACAATGGGTGCGCGTCGTCGGCGGCTTCACCGAGCATCAGTTCGCCGAGAAGCGCCTGCCGACGATCGCGGAGCTCAACGCGGTCGCTCCCGACACGCCGGTCTTCATCCTGCATCTCTATGATCGCGCCTTGCTCAACGGCGCTGCGCTGCGGGCGGTGGGCTATACCAAGGACACGCCGCAGCCGCCGGGCGGCGAGATCACCCGTGACGCCAACGGCAACCCGACCGGGCTGCTGCTCGCCAGGCCGAACGCCAACATCCTCTATGCGACATTGGCGAAGGGGCCGAAGCTCCCGCTCGACTATCAGATCAATTCGACCCGCCATTTCATGCGCGAGCTCAACCGGCTCGGCGTCACCGGCGCGATCGATGCCGGCGGCGGCTACCAGAACTATCCTGATGATTACGCCGTCATCCAGAAGCTCGCCGATGACGGGCAGATGACCATCCGCCTCGCCTACAACCTGTTCACGCAGAAGCCGAAGCAGGAGAAGGACGACTTCCTCAACTGGACGAAGACCTCCAAGTACAAGCAGGGCAGCGATTATTTCCGCCATAACGGCGCCGGCGAGATGCTGGTCTTCTCCGCCGCCGATTTCGAGGATTTCCGCGAGCCGCGGCCCGACATGCCCCCGGAGATGGAGGGCGATCTCGAGGGGGTCGTGCGCGTCCTCGCCGAGAACCGCTGGCCCTGGCGGATGCACGCAACCTATGACGAGACGATCTCGCGGGCGCTGGACGTCTTCGAGAAGGTCGACAAGGACGTGCCCCTGAAGGGCCTGAACTGGTTCTTCGACCATGCCGAGACGATTTCGGAGCGCTCGATCGACCGCATCGCCGCGCTCGGCGGCGGCGTCGCGGTGCAACACCGCATGGCCTATCAGGGCGAGTATTTCGTCGAGCGCTATGGCGCGGCGGCTGCCGAGGCGACGCCGCCGGTGGCGCGACTGCTGGAAAAGGGCGTCAAGACCTCGGCCGGCACCGACGCCACCCGCGTCGCCTCCTACAACCCCTGGGTCTCGCTCGCCTGGATGGTCACCGGCAAGACGGTCGGAGGCCTGCGCCTCACACCGCAGCGCAACTGCCTCGACCGCGAGACGGCGCTGCGCATGCTGACCGAGAAGGTCACCTGGTTCTCCAACGAGGAGGGCAAGAAGGGCCAGATCGCGGTCGGCCAGTTTGCCGACCTGATCGTGCCCGATCGCGACTTCTTCGCCTGTCCGGAGGACGAGATCTCGTTCATCACTGCCGACCTCACCGTCGTCGGCGGCAGGATCGTCTATGGTGCCAGGGACTTCGCCAGCGTCGACGAGAGCGCCCCGCCACCGGCGATGCCCGACTGGTCGCCGGTGCGGACCTTCAAGGGCTATGGCGCCTGGGGCGAGCCTGATAGAGCCGGCAAGAATTCGCTGCGCCGCGCCGCGCTGACCAATTGTGGTTGCGCCAGCTCCTGCGGCGTCCACGGCCACGACCATGCCGGAGCCTGGTCGAGCAAATTGCCGGTCGCCGACCTCAGGAGCTTCTGGGGCGCGCTCGGCTGCGCCTGCTGGGCGGTGTGA
- a CDS encoding DUF1427 family protein: MKLYLMSLGAGLLVGIIYSLISVRSPAPPIVALIGLLGILIGEQLPPLLRAIWAKEPTKQSWEHHVKPHVFGHLPRGGKPLVEANTDTERERS; encoded by the coding sequence ATGAAACTCTACCTGATGTCGCTCGGCGCCGGCCTCCTGGTCGGCATCATCTACAGCCTGATCAGCGTGCGCTCGCCGGCGCCGCCGATCGTAGCGCTGATCGGGCTGCTCGGTATCCTGATCGGTGAACAGTTGCCGCCGCTCCTGCGCGCCATCTGGGCGAAGGAGCCGACGAAGCAGTCCTGGGAACACCACGTCAAGCCGCATGTCTTCGGCCATCTGCCCCGCGGCGGCAAGCCGCTGGTCGAGGCGAACACGGATACGGAAAGGGAGCGCAGCTGA
- a CDS encoding alpha/beta fold hydrolase produces MAFVTTLDGVDIFYKDLGPKQAQPIVFHHGWPLSSDDWDAQILFFLAHGYRVVAHDRRGHGRSAQVGDGHDMDHYAADAFAVVEALDLRNAVHIGHSTGGGEVARYVARHGEPAGRVAKAVLVSAVPPLMLKTAANPDGLPLEVFDGFRKATAGNRAQFFLDVPAGPFYGFNRDGATLLPGVVQNWWRQGMMGSAKAHYDGIKAFSETDQTEDLKAIGIPTLVLHGEDDQIVPIGTSAHAAIKLLRNGTLKTYPGYGHGMLTVNAEVLNADLLAFVRG; encoded by the coding sequence ATGGCATTCGTCACCACGCTGGACGGGGTCGATATCTTCTACAAGGACCTCGGACCGAAGCAGGCCCAGCCGATCGTTTTCCATCATGGCTGGCCGCTGTCGTCGGACGATTGGGATGCGCAAATCCTGTTTTTCCTCGCTCACGGCTATCGCGTCGTCGCCCATGACCGGCGCGGACATGGACGCTCGGCCCAGGTCGGGGACGGCCATGACATGGATCACTACGCGGCGGATGCCTTCGCCGTGGTCGAGGCCCTCGACCTGCGCAACGCCGTGCATATCGGCCATTCGACGGGGGGCGGCGAGGTCGCGCGCTATGTCGCCCGGCACGGCGAGCCGGCCGGACGGGTCGCCAAGGCCGTCCTGGTGAGCGCAGTGCCGCCGCTGATGCTGAAGACCGCGGCCAATCCCGACGGTCTGCCGCTCGAGGTTTTCGACGGCTTCCGCAAGGCGACGGCCGGGAACCGGGCGCAGTTTTTCCTCGATGTTCCCGCGGGGCCATTCTACGGTTTCAACCGCGACGGCGCGACGCTCCTTCCCGGCGTTGTTCAGAACTGGTGGCGGCAGGGCATGATGGGCAGCGCCAAGGCCCATTACGATGGCATCAAGGCCTTTTCCGAGACTGACCAGACCGAGGATCTCAAGGCCATCGGCATCCCGACGCTGGTGCTTCATGGCGAGGACGATCAAATAGTGCCGATCGGCACATCGGCCCATGCGGCAATCAAGCTGCTGCGCAACGGCACGCTGAAGACCTATCCCGGCTACGGCCACGGCATGCTAACTGTGAACGCTGAGGTCCTCAACGCCGATCTGCTCGCCTTCGTGCGCGGCTGA
- a CDS encoding winged helix-turn-helix transcriptional regulator — protein MSAHADEEALHIDSGHCAADGFLKFFSQEWMSHIVFSLARQGPLRFGALRRQLPPKISARVLSARLKSLEAAGYVERRDLSGRVLHVEYSLTASGRAVDAALSGSENLLARDAR, from the coding sequence ATGAGTGCTCATGCTGATGAAGAGGCGCTTCATATCGACAGCGGACACTGCGCTGCCGACGGTTTCCTCAAGTTCTTCTCACAGGAGTGGATGAGCCATATCGTGTTTTCACTGGCACGCCAGGGCCCTTTGCGCTTCGGGGCCCTGCGGCGGCAGCTTCCACCCAAGATCTCGGCCCGCGTTCTGTCCGCCCGCTTGAAGTCCCTGGAGGCGGCCGGCTATGTCGAACGCCGCGATCTCAGCGGACGCGTGCTGCATGTCGAATACTCTCTCACCGCCTCGGGGCGCGCGGTCGACGCAGCACTTTCGGGCAGTGAAAACCTGCTGGCCCGCGACGCGCGCTGA
- a CDS encoding ABC transporter ATP-binding protein, whose protein sequence is MSDHDALVVRGLVKRFGGFTAVNGLDLCVRRGELYALLGPNGAGKTTSLRIVAGLLSPDVGEISICGINRLRDPVAAKRVVAWLPDEPMVYDKLTPVEYLDFVAGLWQVEPTVAKRRRNALLETLDLTRVADQRCEGFSKGMRQKVALAGALIHEPKLLILDEPLTGLDASMARHVKELLQQRVATGVAVILTTHILEVAERLSDRIGIIRSGKLVREGTMAELRNGGASQDSTLEDVFLDVVAREEAA, encoded by the coding sequence ATGAGTGACCATGATGCGCTGGTTGTCCGCGGCCTGGTGAAGCGCTTCGGCGGCTTCACGGCTGTCAACGGCCTTGATCTCTGTGTACGGCGCGGCGAGCTCTACGCATTGCTGGGGCCGAACGGGGCGGGCAAGACCACTTCGCTCAGGATCGTCGCGGGGCTGCTCTCTCCGGACGTGGGCGAGATCAGCATTTGCGGAATCAACCGCCTGCGCGATCCGGTTGCGGCAAAACGTGTGGTGGCGTGGCTCCCAGACGAACCGATGGTTTATGACAAGCTCACGCCTGTCGAGTATCTCGATTTTGTCGCCGGCCTTTGGCAAGTCGAGCCAACGGTCGCAAAGCGGCGCCGCAACGCCCTGCTTGAGACCCTCGACCTTACCCGCGTGGCAGACCAACGCTGCGAGGGCTTTTCCAAGGGTATGCGCCAAAAGGTTGCCCTTGCTGGCGCGTTGATTCACGAACCAAAGTTGCTGATCCTTGACGAGCCGCTGACCGGCCTCGATGCGTCGATGGCGCGCCACGTGAAGGAACTGCTTCAGCAACGTGTCGCAACCGGCGTGGCGGTGATCCTCACCACGCATATCCTCGAAGTCGCTGAACGACTCAGTGACCGCATCGGCATCATCCGCAGTGGCAAGCTGGTCCGCGAAGGCACGATGGCCGAGCTGCGCAATGGTGGCGCCTCCCAGGATTCTACGCTCGAAGATGTTTTCCTCGATGTCGTCGCGCGCGAAGAGGCAGCCTGA
- a CDS encoding acylphosphatase, translating to MELHISISGRVQGVGYRQWFRGRALTAGVSGWVRNCVDGTVEAALSGPAESVERLVLEARQGPRGADVEDVRRLEAAPPRLDGGGQTFFIAATDSIPRQGRDTPHSP from the coding sequence ATGGAGCTGCACATCAGTATTTCCGGACGGGTCCAGGGAGTTGGCTACCGGCAATGGTTCCGCGGCCGCGCCCTCACAGCTGGCGTAAGCGGTTGGGTGCGCAACTGCGTAGACGGCACCGTGGAAGCAGCGCTTTCCGGTCCTGCCGAAAGTGTCGAGCGATTAGTTCTTGAGGCGCGGCAGGGCCCCCGCGGCGCAGATGTCGAGGACGTTCGTCGCCTAGAAGCAGCACCGCCACGGTTGGATGGTGGAGGCCAGACCTTCTTCATTGCCGCGACCGATAGCATTCCACGACAAGGGCGCGATACTCCTCATTCGCCTTAG
- a CDS encoding class I SAM-dependent methyltransferase, producing MTQLNEATLNELVGRVLGDIGGAVSVPLVRIGDALGLYRTLKEIGPATADELASAAGCASRYVREWLSAQAASGYVRHEGGTFSLTPEQSFIFAEPDSPVHLIGAFDTAAAMVENQPKVQAAFKTGRGVAWGEQAGCMFCAVARLFRPGYVNALVQDWLPALDGVVDRLKAGATVADVGCGHGLSTILMAQAFPKSHFTGYDFHPASIAAATAHARSHGLTNLTFEVGRAQDFGGRDFDLITCFDCLHDMGDPQAAASHIRKALKAGGTWMVVEPMAGDALDDNLNLIGRIYYSASTMICVPTSLAQETGLALGAQAGEKRIAEVIRSGGFRRVRRAAETPLNMVLEAT from the coding sequence ATGACCCAGCTCAACGAAGCGACTCTCAACGAACTCGTCGGCCGCGTGCTCGGTGACATCGGCGGAGCGGTCAGCGTGCCCCTGGTCCGGATCGGTGACGCGCTCGGCCTCTACAGGACGCTGAAGGAGATCGGCCCGGCGACCGCCGACGAGCTTGCCAGCGCAGCCGGATGCGCCAGCCGCTATGTGCGCGAGTGGCTGTCGGCGCAGGCGGCCTCCGGCTATGTGCGCCACGAAGGCGGGACATTCTCGCTGACGCCGGAGCAGTCCTTCATCTTCGCGGAGCCCGACAGCCCGGTCCACCTGATCGGTGCGTTCGACACGGCGGCGGCGATGGTCGAGAACCAGCCGAAGGTGCAGGCGGCGTTCAAGACCGGACGCGGCGTCGCCTGGGGCGAGCAGGCGGGCTGCATGTTCTGCGCGGTGGCGCGGCTGTTCCGTCCGGGTTACGTCAACGCCCTCGTGCAGGACTGGCTGCCGGCGCTCGACGGCGTCGTCGACAGGCTGAAGGCCGGTGCGACAGTCGCCGATGTCGGCTGCGGCCACGGGCTCTCGACCATCCTGATGGCGCAGGCGTTCCCGAAATCACACTTCACCGGATACGACTTCCACCCCGCGTCGATCGCGGCCGCCACCGCGCATGCGCGATCGCACGGGCTGACGAATCTGACATTCGAAGTCGGTCGAGCCCAGGACTTCGGCGGCCGCGACTTCGACCTGATCACCTGCTTCGACTGCCTTCACGACATGGGCGATCCGCAAGCCGCCGCGTCGCATATCCGCAAGGCGCTGAAAGCCGGCGGCACCTGGATGGTGGTCGAGCCGATGGCGGGCGATGCGCTCGACGACAACCTCAATCTGATCGGACGGATCTATTACTCCGCGTCGACGATGATCTGCGTTCCGACCTCGCTGGCGCAGGAGACCGGCCTCGCGCTGGGCGCTCAGGCGGGCGAGAAGCGGATCGCCGAGGTGATCCGCTCCGGCGGGTTCAGGCGGGTGCGCCGCGCCGCGGAGACGCCGCTCAACATGGTACTCGAAGCGACCTGA
- a CDS encoding alpha/beta fold hydrolase, translating into MKLSQSIRFCTSADGTRIAVASCGEGPVILRAAHWLSHVDYDLESPVWRPWLQTLSAQNRFVRYDPRGCGLSERYVADLSIEAWNADLDAVAESIEEPRFVLLGLSQGGALAVAYALRHPERVSHLVLLNAYGQGGRVRAQTEAERLEAETLVNFIRIGWGRDNPAFCQFFTNLFIPDGTPEQHRWWGDLERVTASADVAAQLLSNMQGIDVAELSRKISVPTLILHSRGDMRVPFSEGCKLAAAIPGARFVPLESKNHVLLPEEPAWAVFHAELAAFLGWDQPAQPRAIAQAGLTAAETAILKLIAEGLDNRAIAQRLGKSAKTVRNQLSVIFSKLGVHSRSQAIVLALGGEQPPAD; encoded by the coding sequence ATGAAGCTTAGCCAGAGCATACGGTTCTGCACATCTGCCGATGGCACTCGCATCGCAGTCGCATCGTGCGGGGAAGGACCGGTGATCCTGCGCGCGGCGCATTGGCTGAGCCACGTCGACTACGACCTCGAAAGCCCAGTCTGGCGCCCCTGGCTTCAGACGCTTTCAGCGCAAAACCGTTTCGTGAGGTACGATCCGCGCGGCTGCGGCCTGTCCGAGCGTTATGTCGCCGATCTTTCGATCGAGGCATGGAACGCAGACCTCGATGCCGTAGCCGAGTCCATCGAGGAACCGCGCTTCGTGCTTCTCGGTCTCTCGCAGGGCGGCGCGCTCGCGGTCGCCTATGCACTCCGTCATCCCGAACGCGTATCGCATCTGGTTCTGCTCAACGCGTATGGCCAAGGCGGAAGGGTTCGCGCGCAGACGGAGGCCGAACGACTGGAGGCCGAGACGCTGGTGAATTTCATCCGCATCGGGTGGGGCCGCGACAATCCGGCATTCTGCCAGTTCTTCACCAATCTCTTCATCCCCGATGGAACGCCCGAACAGCATCGCTGGTGGGGCGATCTCGAGCGCGTTACCGCGAGCGCGGACGTCGCTGCTCAACTGCTTAGCAATATGCAGGGGATCGATGTGGCCGAACTTTCCAGGAAAATCAGCGTCCCGACCCTGATACTCCACAGCCGCGGCGACATGCGCGTGCCGTTCAGCGAGGGCTGCAAGCTCGCGGCCGCGATCCCTGGCGCGCGCTTCGTGCCACTCGAGAGCAAGAACCATGTGCTGTTGCCGGAAGAGCCGGCCTGGGCGGTGTTTCATGCCGAGCTTGCCGCCTTCCTCGGCTGGGACCAGCCCGCACAGCCGCGCGCCATCGCTCAGGCCGGCCTGACGGCCGCCGAAACGGCTATCCTGAAGCTCATCGCAGAGGGGCTCGACAACCGGGCGATCGCGCAGAGGCTCGGCAAGAGTGCCAAGACGGTGCGCAACCAGTTGTCGGTGATCTTCAGCAAGCTCGGCGTGCACAGCCGGTCCCAGGCCATCGTCCTGGCACTCGGCGGCGAGCAGCCCCCGGCCGATTGA